The following proteins are co-located in the Roseiconus lacunae genome:
- the rsmH gene encoding 16S rRNA (cytosine(1402)-N(4))-methyltransferase RsmH, producing MDNAQQSSASCHVSVMPDEIVHWVAGCQPKVVIDGTFGGGGHSRRMIDAIESLDLVIGLDRDPAVLRRADDEGVDRLSVFLASYEQAAKALDVCGHDRCDAMVLDLGLSSDQLADRDRGFSFQFDAPLDLRFDPENGVPASEWLARQSEKEIADAIYQFGEERFSRRIAREIIAAAKRREPVRTVQQLCDICRRCVPRSKKHDIHPATRTFQALRIVVNDELGILARTLQAAPDWLDEGGRMVVISFHSLEDRLVKQAFRDDDRWNVLTKKPLRPSDAEITTNPRARSAKLRIAERSAR from the coding sequence ATGGATAACGCTCAACAATCGTCTGCGTCATGTCATGTTTCGGTAATGCCCGATGAAATTGTTCATTGGGTAGCCGGGTGTCAGCCAAAGGTCGTGATCGATGGCACGTTCGGCGGTGGTGGTCATAGTCGCCGTATGATCGATGCGATCGAATCGCTGGATCTGGTGATCGGACTAGATCGAGATCCGGCGGTCTTACGGCGAGCCGATGACGAAGGTGTGGATCGGTTGAGTGTGTTTCTAGCTAGCTATGAACAGGCCGCCAAAGCACTCGATGTCTGCGGCCACGACCGCTGCGATGCGATGGTGTTGGACTTAGGGTTGTCGAGCGACCAATTGGCCGATCGTGATCGCGGGTTTAGCTTTCAGTTCGACGCGCCGTTGGATTTGCGTTTCGATCCTGAGAATGGCGTGCCGGCGAGTGAATGGTTGGCACGTCAAAGTGAGAAGGAGATCGCCGACGCGATTTATCAATTCGGCGAAGAACGTTTCAGTCGTCGCATTGCCCGCGAAATCATCGCCGCCGCGAAACGTCGCGAGCCTGTCCGGACGGTACAACAGCTCTGTGATATCTGTCGCCGCTGCGTACCTCGATCAAAGAAGCATGACATTCACCCGGCGACACGAACGTTTCAAGCGTTACGAATCGTCGTCAACGACGAGCTCGGAATTCTTGCACGTACGTTGCAAGCCGCCCCCGACTGGCTAGACGAAGGCGGGAGGATGGTTGTGATTAGCTTCCATTCCTTGGAAGATCGCCTCGTCAAGCAAGCGTTTCGTGACGACGATCGTTGGAACGTACTGACGAAGAAGCCGCTGCGCCCCAGTGATGCCGAAATCACGACGAACCCGCGGGCGCGAAGCGCTAAGCTACGGATCGCCGAACGAAGTGCACGGTAG